The following are encoded together in the Longimicrobium terrae genome:
- a CDS encoding CHAT domain-containing protein — translation MPETMHQAPSASRRLGEYLVRERAAHHLSRNPEFASFQFLAFHTSAAGVDLVAMCDADAMTEGEVVRLRDEFFDLVRRLPHTLNLKPRGRNPNGLLGFVFSEGCPESMARFIARQTRISHAVGSGGVSVSWAIDARNRRIHTHDNPVSILPPVIVAARAVYPGLEFLDSLLERTDLTGAEPAKGDRAAAGAHDVVTSPPAVWRAPPADAAARTPTELHGAGPERIHILFLAANSVDAPMDLERELSQIKNNLRLAKERDRLELTAVMAASIDEVMQSMLDAPPTIVHFSGHGSAEGVVLRDAAGNPHLVAGKALASLFALFRETVSCVVLNACWSEPQARAIGKHIPYVIGTRAMIPDKAAVAFSTGFYKAIAAGKDVPFAYQLGVARSQADGEDLSDLVVLLSSDDQLVV, via the coding sequence ATGCCTGAAACCATGCACCAGGCACCGAGTGCTAGCCGCCGCCTGGGCGAGTACCTCGTCCGGGAGAGGGCGGCGCACCACCTCTCCCGCAATCCCGAGTTCGCCAGCTTCCAGTTTCTGGCCTTCCACACCTCGGCGGCGGGCGTGGACCTGGTGGCGATGTGCGATGCGGACGCGATGACGGAGGGTGAGGTGGTGCGGCTTCGCGACGAGTTCTTCGATCTCGTCCGGCGGCTGCCGCACACCCTGAACCTCAAGCCGCGCGGCCGCAATCCCAACGGATTGCTGGGCTTCGTCTTTTCCGAAGGGTGCCCGGAGTCGATGGCCCGCTTCATCGCGCGGCAGACGCGCATCTCGCACGCGGTGGGGAGCGGCGGCGTATCGGTGTCGTGGGCCATCGACGCGCGCAATCGGCGGATTCACACGCACGACAACCCGGTGTCCATCCTCCCACCGGTCATCGTGGCAGCCCGGGCCGTTTATCCCGGATTGGAATTCCTGGACTCCCTGCTGGAGAGGACGGATCTCACAGGCGCGGAACCGGCGAAGGGCGATCGCGCAGCTGCCGGCGCACACGACGTCGTCACCTCTCCCCCGGCTGTCTGGAGAGCGCCGCCGGCTGACGCGGCCGCGCGGACGCCGACGGAGCTCCACGGCGCTGGGCCGGAGAGGATCCACATCCTCTTCTTGGCCGCCAACTCCGTCGACGCACCGATGGACCTGGAGCGGGAGCTGAGCCAGATCAAGAACAACCTTCGGCTGGCCAAGGAACGTGATCGACTGGAACTCACGGCGGTCATGGCGGCATCGATCGACGAGGTGATGCAGTCGATGCTGGACGCCCCGCCCACGATCGTCCATTTCTCCGGGCACGGCTCGGCGGAAGGCGTCGTGCTGCGGGATGCCGCCGGCAATCCGCACCTGGTTGCCGGCAAGGCACTCGCGAGCCTGTTCGCGCTGTTCCGGGAGACGGTAAGCTGCGTGGTGCTGAACGCGTGCTGGTCCGAACCGCAGGCGCGCGCCATCGGAAAGCACATTCCATACGTGATCGGCACGCGTGCCATGATTCCCGACAAGGCGGCCGTGGCGTTCTCGACCGGCTTCTACAAGGCGATCGCGGCCGGGAAGGACGTGCCCTTCGCGTATCAATTGGGGGTGGCGCGCAGCCAGGCGGACGGTGAAGACCTCAGCGATCTCGTCGTTCTTCTCTCCAGCGACGATCAGCTTGTCGTGTAG
- a CDS encoding CHAT domain-containing protein — protein MPPIPEYTELARAAGQRLALELDPELEMRVERLLAPNRYESSPVRFDAAGIVAALVVAVAQVAWQIYHATAIREKTHESMARQIRIQVDLPATVTPAERDLVIEAVLAELKRMDPPEAISATFDCSRGKRRRVPLHQLHARGVAPSHAIEQGRMSQVRVLFFAADPASADGGRQRLLLDEDMRAIREKVRAAEFRDALSFDDRWAARPDDLIQAFNETRPQVVHFSGHGSERGLVLVGNHGTPQSVGAPALARLFATFAGTVRVVVLSACHSRAQAQAIVQWVDCVIGTRGALPDEAALAFNASFYRAIAFGCSVREAYDQASVAVSLGGFPDDACPELLARDGVDPARLFLVSPDAAEPRHFTEVRYGRRVFDPFTFNPSDVGTLAIDGAQAQFHGENGSVRIHHVREVKHAQETGGPFNNWVKIRYGAGDGEVAYLSRAGVMNELLGGSDDLYAALRGMMEKGRGDAPE, from the coding sequence ATGCCGCCGATTCCTGAATACACTGAACTGGCGCGCGCGGCGGGCCAGCGGCTGGCCCTGGAACTCGATCCCGAGCTGGAGATGCGGGTGGAGCGCCTGCTCGCCCCCAACCGTTACGAGTCGTCCCCTGTGCGGTTCGACGCGGCGGGGATCGTCGCTGCGCTTGTGGTCGCGGTCGCGCAAGTGGCGTGGCAGATCTACCACGCCACGGCCATCCGCGAAAAGACCCACGAATCGATGGCTCGTCAGATCCGCATCCAGGTGGACCTGCCCGCAACCGTCACCCCGGCGGAGCGTGACCTCGTCATCGAAGCGGTCCTTGCGGAGCTGAAGCGTATGGACCCGCCGGAGGCCATCTCCGCCACTTTCGATTGTTCTCGTGGAAAGCGGCGGCGCGTGCCCCTCCATCAGCTACACGCCCGGGGTGTCGCTCCTTCTCACGCCATCGAACAAGGACGCATGAGCCAGGTGAGGGTGCTCTTCTTCGCCGCCGATCCCGCGTCGGCCGACGGAGGCCGTCAGCGCCTGCTGCTGGACGAGGACATGCGAGCCATACGCGAAAAGGTGCGCGCCGCGGAGTTTCGCGACGCGCTGTCGTTCGACGATCGCTGGGCCGCCCGCCCCGACGACCTGATCCAAGCGTTCAACGAGACGCGCCCGCAGGTGGTGCATTTCAGCGGCCACGGCAGCGAGCGCGGCCTCGTGCTGGTGGGTAACCACGGGACCCCGCAGTCGGTGGGTGCGCCGGCGCTCGCGCGCCTGTTCGCGACCTTCGCCGGCACGGTCCGGGTGGTGGTGCTCAGCGCCTGCCATTCGCGCGCGCAGGCGCAGGCCATCGTGCAGTGGGTCGACTGCGTGATCGGCACGCGCGGCGCGCTCCCCGACGAAGCCGCGCTGGCGTTCAACGCGTCGTTCTACCGCGCGATCGCCTTCGGGTGCTCGGTGCGCGAAGCGTACGACCAGGCGAGCGTGGCCGTGTCGCTGGGCGGATTCCCCGACGACGCCTGTCCCGAGCTGCTGGCGCGCGACGGCGTGGACCCCGCGCGGCTGTTCCTAGTCTCGCCCGACGCCGCCGAGCCGCGCCACTTCACCGAGGTGCGCTACGGAAGACGCGTGTTCGACCCATTCACCTTCAACCCCAGCGACGTGGGGACGCTGGCTATCGATGGCGCGCAGGCTCAGTTCCACGGTGAGAACGGCAGCGTCCGGATCCATCACGTCCGCGAGGTGAAGCACGCCCAGGAGACAGGCGGCCCGTTCAACAATTGGGTGAAGATCCGGTACGGCGCGGGCGACGGCGAAGTAGCCTATCTCTCCAGGGCGGGGGTGATGAACGAGCTGCTGGGCGGCAGCGACGACCTCTACGCCGCCCTCCGGGGCATGATGGAGAAGGGGCGGGGCGACGCTCCGGAGTGA
- a CDS encoding Mov34/MPN/PAD-1 family protein, whose amino-acid sequence MTAAGGDPGALTYARHGGGRLHISRQTAAVLRQHVQDSREKREAGGVLLGRHILHTADVVVDGVTIPLPGDQRERFRFVRARQRHQEAIDRAWRESGGTCTFLGEWHTHPERHPWPSGVDRQDWLRKLREDAFTDWLFFVIVGMEEIRVWEGARNGKAVFHLAQI is encoded by the coding sequence TTGACCGCCGCTGGCGGTGACCCCGGCGCGCTCACGTATGCACGCCATGGAGGAGGGCGCCTGCACATCAGCCGACAAACAGCGGCGGTGCTGAGGCAGCATGTTCAGGATTCGCGTGAGAAGAGGGAGGCCGGGGGAGTCCTGCTCGGTCGCCACATCTTGCACACGGCCGACGTAGTAGTGGACGGCGTGACGATCCCCTTGCCGGGCGACCAGAGAGAGCGTTTCCGATTCGTCCGCGCGCGGCAGCGCCATCAGGAGGCAATCGATCGGGCTTGGCGCGAGAGCGGGGGAACGTGCACGTTTCTGGGTGAGTGGCACACTCATCCGGAGCGCCACCCTTGGCCGTCCGGCGTCGATCGGCAGGACTGGCTGCGCAAGCTCCGGGAGGATGCATTTACGGACTGGCTCTTCTTCGTGATCGTCGGGATGGAAGAGATTCGCGTGTGGGAGGGTGCACGCAACGGAAAGGCTGTATTTCACCTGGCTCAGATCTGA
- a CDS encoding SAVED domain-containing protein, with translation MSITTIPQKARFEVWLRAGGRCQYAGCNQALWRDDLTLQRMNRSYLAHIVADSADGPRGDPELSHKLNADPANIMLLCDTHHRLVDVEDVAGHPAELLVRYKREHEERIERQTAIQTNRRTELLLLSTRIADRQGLVNFEQAREAVVAEERYPASDLGIRIELASLDVDESDPVYWTLVPQLIDRKLQPFLSSLEGPTGYPINHLSIFALAPIPVLIYLGKTVGDVISGDAFQRHRNTNHWIWQELSDIGFNYTVLRPESLDAEVCKVAVNLSLCGTIHPSEIERAVGESLPTYTMTIAQPRPDFLKAKEQLELFRNEWRQLLGTLREQHGENCEVHLFPAVPNAIAVEIGRSLLPKVDPRLVIYDPGKMRSGFAPTLTF, from the coding sequence ATGTCAATCACGACGATTCCGCAGAAGGCCCGGTTCGAGGTGTGGCTTCGTGCCGGCGGGCGCTGCCAGTATGCGGGATGCAACCAGGCGCTCTGGAGAGATGATCTCACGCTCCAGCGTATGAACAGATCCTACCTGGCGCACATCGTCGCGGATTCCGCCGACGGGCCGCGAGGTGATCCTGAGCTTTCCCACAAGCTCAATGCGGATCCGGCGAACATCATGCTCCTTTGTGACACTCATCACAGGCTCGTCGACGTGGAGGACGTGGCGGGGCATCCGGCCGAACTGCTTGTCCGGTACAAGCGGGAGCATGAGGAGCGGATCGAGCGACAGACCGCGATCCAGACGAACCGGCGCACCGAGCTTCTCCTGCTGAGCACTCGGATCGCTGACCGGCAGGGCTTGGTCAACTTCGAGCAGGCGCGGGAAGCCGTTGTCGCAGAGGAACGTTATCCTGCGTCGGATCTCGGGATCAGGATCGAGCTTGCCTCACTGGATGTGGATGAATCGGATCCCGTGTACTGGACGCTGGTCCCTCAGCTGATCGACCGCAAGCTCCAGCCATTTCTGTCCAGCCTGGAAGGCCCGACAGGATATCCTATCAACCACTTATCGATTTTCGCGCTTGCTCCGATTCCTGTGCTTATCTACTTAGGTAAGACCGTGGGAGATGTAATCTCCGGCGACGCCTTTCAGCGGCACCGCAACACGAACCACTGGATCTGGCAGGAGCTCTCGGACATCGGATTCAACTACACGGTCCTGCGTCCCGAATCTCTCGATGCTGAGGTCTGCAAAGTCGCGGTAAACCTCTCTTTGTGTGGCACCATCCATCCAAGCGAGATCGAGCGGGCGGTGGGGGAGTCGTTGCCCACGTACACCATGACCATTGCCCAGCCGCGGCCCGACTTTCTCAAGGCGAAGGAGCAACTCGAGTTGTTTCGCAACGAATGGCGGCAGCTCCTGGGAACCCTCCGTGAGCAGCACGGTGAGAATTGCGAGGTACACCTGTTCCCTGCGGTTCCCAACGCCATCGCCGTCGAGATTGGTCGTTCTCTGCTTCCCAAAGTCGATCCGCGGCTGGTGATCTATGATCCCGGGAAGATGCGGAGCGGCTTTGCACCCACTCTCACTTTCTGA
- a CDS encoding nucleotidyltransferase: protein MADVQAQIFAFHEAIKLRRYDENQTLRDKRDVIRRRLDDRLPAIFERRGEECPDYYFLDQGSYAANTGIVPLTGDFDIDQGLYFDVDESWDAVALKQRVRDALAGHTHGAPGRAGVRIRRPCVTVQYHRNERPVYHVDLAVYADSRNFRDGLPRIAMGKEHSGPGNSGWEVADPRGLHEWITSAYREDDGRQFRRVIRYLKRWKDERFGVTGNAAPRGIALTVACHEFFEPVYRARDWPDDLAALQGVVGGMLEQFHDRPGAWFFGSRWRVDIMLPVVPDTNLCGMMTSEQVYAFRTKLQRLDGALATARRARTEKRAGEALQRVFGQGFPV from the coding sequence ATGGCAGATGTGCAAGCGCAGATCTTCGCCTTTCACGAGGCGATCAAGCTTCGCCGCTATGACGAAAATCAAACCCTGCGTGACAAGCGGGATGTCATCCGTCGGCGATTGGATGATCGGCTGCCAGCCATCTTCGAACGCCGGGGTGAGGAATGCCCCGACTACTACTTTCTCGATCAGGGCAGCTACGCGGCCAATACCGGGATCGTGCCGCTGACCGGGGACTTCGACATCGATCAGGGACTCTACTTCGATGTTGATGAGAGTTGGGATGCAGTCGCTCTGAAACAGCGGGTGCGAGACGCCTTGGCGGGACATACGCACGGCGCTCCGGGAAGGGCGGGAGTGCGGATTCGCAGGCCGTGTGTAACCGTCCAGTACCATCGGAACGAACGCCCGGTGTACCACGTCGACTTGGCCGTTTACGCGGACTCCAGAAACTTCAGAGATGGCCTGCCGCGCATCGCGATGGGGAAGGAGCATTCGGGGCCCGGAAACTCGGGCTGGGAGGTAGCGGACCCGCGCGGGCTCCACGAGTGGATCACGTCCGCTTACCGGGAGGATGACGGAAGGCAGTTCCGGCGTGTAATCCGCTATTTGAAGCGGTGGAAGGATGAACGGTTCGGGGTGACCGGAAACGCTGCTCCTCGGGGTATCGCTCTTACGGTCGCCTGTCACGAGTTTTTCGAACCGGTGTACCGGGCGCGCGATTGGCCGGACGACTTGGCTGCTCTCCAAGGCGTAGTAGGCGGGATGTTGGAGCAATTTCATGATCGCCCAGGCGCATGGTTCTTTGGAAGCCGGTGGCGGGTCGATATTATGCTACCCGTCGTACCTGATACGAACCTCTGCGGGATGATGACCTCCGAGCAGGTCTATGCTTTCCGAACCAAGCTGCAGCGCCTGGATGGGGCCCTTGCAACTGCGCGTCGCGCGCGAACCGAAAAACGGGCAGGGGAGGCGTTGCAGCGGGTCTTCGGACAAGGCTTTCCCGTGTAA